One part of the Vicia villosa cultivar HV-30 ecotype Madison, WI linkage group LG6, Vvil1.0, whole genome shotgun sequence genome encodes these proteins:
- the LOC131612906 gene encoding LOW QUALITY PROTEIN: pentatricopeptide repeat-containing protein At4g37170 (The sequence of the model RefSeq protein was modified relative to this genomic sequence to represent the inferred CDS: inserted 1 base in 1 codon) translates to MWTKVAKVRKDMDNRGIVKKPGKSWIEIKRQVHVFLVGDTSHPKISDIHDFLGELSKKMKEEGYVPDTNFVLHDVKEEQKEQTFLXHGERLAVAFGIMSTPPGTAIKVFKNLRTCVDCHTAMKYISKIVQRKIIVRDSNRFHCFENGRCSCKDYW, encoded by the exons ATGTGGACTAAGGTAGCCAAGGTTAGAAAGGATATGGACAATAGAGGAATAGTAAAGAAGCCAGGGAAGAGCTGGATTGAAATTAAAAGGCAAGTGCATGTGTTCTTAGTAGGCGATACATCTCACCCTAAAATAAGTGATATACATGATTTCTTAGGAGAGCTCTCAAAGAAAATGAAGGAAGAAGGCTATGTTCCAGACACAAATTTTGTGCTGCATGATGTGAAGGAGGAGCAGAAAGAGCAAACATTTC ACCACGGTGAGAGGCTTGCTGTTGCCTTTGGAATAATGTCAACTCCACCAGGAACTGCAATCAaggtttttaaaaatttaagaacTTGTGTAGACTGTCACACTGCAATGAAATACATATCAAAGATTGTTCAAAGAAAAATAATAGTGAGAGATTCAAATAGGTTTCATTGTTTTGAGAACGGAAGATGCTCATGCAAAGACTATTGGTAG
- the LOC131615085 gene encoding BTB/POZ domain-containing protein POB1-like, producing the protein MVMDSDATRNEGSDDTDFSFAFNDSTFSDRIIQLEIMNDLFEVCTNAESCFTSANRTSRNEWRREDIQKDNDLFLEQPNIDDCAPHKHHDAEVEAMVEVSTTGYMAVNADEIANFHMDYSAVVKVKTLYVSSAILAVKSLFFYKLFSNGMMESKQKHIILRITASEEAPFMELLKFMYNSSLNVTSPPSLLDVLMAADKFNVASCMRYCIRVLLNIPMKLEYALLYLELPYSVVMDDVVLPLIVAAKQYLVSRYKDIIKHREELMGFPLAGVVALLSSDELQVASEDVVCDFMLMWARTQYPRLEERKEVIRAKLIPFIRFPYMTCRKLKMVQSCNEFEHEVTSKLVFDALYFKAQAPHQKRILAAESTSINRFFIERSYKYRPIKVVEFEFPLQQCVVYLDLRREECANLFPSGQVCSQAFQLGGHRFFLSAHCSMDQQSFYHCFGFYFGMQEKDSANFSVEYEFAVRSRPTLEYISKYKGNFIFTGGRAAVGYRNFLSTPWTSFMAEDNLIFFINGVLHLRVEITMRN; encoded by the exons ATGGTGATGGATTCAGATGCTACTAGAAATGAAGGTTCTGATGACACTGATTTTAGCTTTGCATTCAACGATTCTACTTTTTCAGATAGAATCATTCAACTCGAAATCATGAACGATCTTTTTGAAGTTTGTACTAATGCCGAGAGTTGCTTCACAAGTGCAAATCGAACTAGTCGCAACGAATGGAGAAGGGAGGACATCCAGAAAGACAATG ACTTATTTTTGGAACAGCCTAACATAGATGATTGTGCGCCGCATAAGCATCATGATGCAGAGGTAGAAGCAATGGTTGAAGTGTCCACGACTG GTTATATGGCTGTTAACGCTGATGAGATTGCAAATTTTCACATGGACTACTCTGCAGTTGTTAAAGTGAAGACATTGTATGTCAGCTCCGCCATCCTAGCCGTGAAGAGCTTGTTCTTCTACAAG CTCTTTTCTAACGGGATGATGGAGTCCAAGCAGAAGCACATCATCCTAAGAATCACTGCATCTG AGGAAGCTCCATTCATGGAACTTTTGAAATTTATGTACAACAGTTCTCTAAACGTCACCTCACCGCCTAGCTTACTGGATGTCTTAATGGCAGCAGACAAGTTCAATGTAGCGTCTTGCATGAGATACTGTATCCGGGTATTGTTGAACATACCCATGAAACTAGAGTATGCATTGCTCTACCTAGAGCTTCCTTATAGTGTCGTGATGGATGATGTTGTTCTGCCATTGATTGTAGCAGCAAAACAGTATCTCGTTTCTCGTTACAAGGACATCATAAA GCATCGGGAGGAGTTGATGGGATTTCCACTTGCTGGGGTTGTAGCATTATTATCCAGCGATGAGTTGCAGGTCGCATCTGAGGATGTAGTGTGCGACTTCATGCTGATGTGGGCTCGAACCCAATACCCAAGACTGGAAGAGAGGAAAGAAGTTATAAGAGCAAAACTTATCCCCTTCATCCGCTTCCCATACATGACATGTCGCAAGCTGAAGATGGTCCAGAGTTGCAATGAATTCGAACATGAAGTCACTTCTAAGCTAGTATTTGATGCCTTGTATTTCAAGGCTCAGGCACCACACCAGAAACGAATACTAGCGGCGGAATCGACTTCCATTAACCGCTTCTTTATTGAGCGGTCATACAAGTATCGTCCCATTAAAGTTGTGGAATTTGAATTTCCACTTCAACAGTGTGTGGTCTACTTAGACCTAAGGCGGGAGGAGTGTGCCAACTTGTTCCCCTCTGGCCAAGTTTGTTCACAGGCCTTCCAATTAGGCGGTCATAGGTTTTTCTTGTCAGCGCATTGTAGTATGGACCAACAGAGCTTCTACCATTGCTTCGGTTTTTATTTTGGCATGCAGGAGAAGGACTCTGCGAACTTCAGTGTTGAGTATGAATTTGCTGTTCGGTCGAGGCCTACCTTAGAATACATTAGCAAATATAAAGGCAACTTTATATTTACCGGGGGACGAGCAGCGGTCGGTTACAGAAATTTTTTGTCCACACCTTGGACATCGTTCATGGCAGAGGACAACCTAATTTTCTTCATTAACGGTGTTCTCCATCTTAGAGTTGAGATAACAATGAGAAACTAG